From a single Methanofollis sp. W23 genomic region:
- a CDS encoding GNAT family N-acetyltransferase: MHEDQVALRPARQADARVIADYNIAMALETEGKVLDAGIVQKGVDAVLADQAKGFYLLAESGGRVVGQAMVTFEWSDWRDGVFWWLESVYVLPDFRRRGVFAGLFRALEAGARARPEVVGLRLYVDQENKVAQETYRHLGMATSNYALFELEFEG; the protein is encoded by the coding sequence ATGCACGAAGATCAGGTCGCTCTCCGCCCGGCGCGCCAGGCCGACGCCCGGGTGATCGCCGACTACAATATCGCCATGGCCCTGGAGACCGAAGGAAAAGTTCTCGATGCCGGGATTGTCCAGAAGGGGGTCGACGCCGTGCTCGCTGACCAGGCAAAGGGGTTTTATCTCCTTGCCGAGTCCGGGGGCAGGGTCGTCGGGCAGGCGATGGTCACCTTTGAGTGGAGTGACTGGCGCGACGGGGTCTTCTGGTGGCTTGAGAGCGTCTATGTCCTCCCCGACTTCAGGCGGCGGGGGGTCTTTGCCGGTCTCTTCCGCGCCCTTGAGGCCGGGGCGCGGGCGCGGCCCGAAGTGGTGGGACTGCGGTTGTACGTCGACCAGGAGAATAAGGTGGCCCAGGAGACCTATCGTCACCTCGGGATGGCGACATCGAATTATGCCCTGTTTGAACTGGAGTTCGAGGGCTGA
- a CDS encoding cupin domain-containing protein — protein MGETMRSELKGKVLHLKDLVEYQPGTVASRMLVTRPAGNITLFSFDEEEGLSEHTAPYDAVVTVLEGECEVTLGAESHRLQEGETIIFPAHVPHAVAAVRRFKMMLTMIRE, from the coding sequence ATGGGTGAAACAATGCGTTCTGAACTGAAAGGAAAGGTCCTGCACCTCAAGGACCTCGTCGAATATCAACCCGGGACAGTGGCAAGCAGGATGCTCGTCACCCGCCCGGCCGGGAACATCACGCTTTTTTCCTTTGATGAAGAGGAAGGTCTCTCCGAGCACACGGCACCATATGACGCCGTGGTGACAGTCCTCGAAGGGGAATGCGAGGTGACGCTCGGTGCCGAGTCCCACCGCCTCCAGGAAGGCGAGACCATCATCTTCCCGGCCCATGTGCCTCATGCCGTGGCGGCAGTGAGGCGTTTCAAGATGATGCTGACGATGATCAGGGAGTAA
- a CDS encoding FmdE family protein, with the protein MVMLLLLAVVPGTVLADDAAMEAIGAKAATVAMDRLGATQGDENLLAMTDASTAMTGNQTTERCLSGVTAVSGCTIGDGNLLIPQRSKFAPLWFMFYKKDTGEAVFLQVNESAAARPAAAIRTMPAGEVFGPIAKAQISARHLLENQSAWTTLLEKKTFAGNEFSLITIANMWADPTTPYDFLRAASFHNHLCPGVTSGYLISHYVEERLPIEAPTQSYKVIACPVWCKDDLFPIVWDATPGKRSFFVKDLSAVEKAALKKNLGTDVAGIYVRWDAATKTGDGMVVGYNWTRSNELTGTADWDGNPLLAKLVMDLELIEYTDKPEAVVSTLKEFRCESPEEFSTLTYAGVNPLKVLGVEA; encoded by the coding sequence ATGGTAATGCTCCTCCTCCTGGCAGTCGTCCCAGGGACAGTCCTTGCCGACGACGCCGCGATGGAGGCGATCGGGGCGAAGGCCGCGACCGTGGCAATGGACCGGCTCGGGGCCACTCAGGGCGACGAGAACCTGCTGGCCATGACCGATGCCAGCACTGCGATGACCGGGAACCAGACCACAGAGCGGTGTCTCTCAGGGGTGACCGCAGTCAGCGGGTGCACCATCGGCGACGGCAACCTCCTCATCCCGCAGAGGAGCAAGTTCGCTCCCCTGTGGTTCATGTTCTACAAGAAAGACACCGGCGAAGCGGTCTTCCTCCAGGTGAACGAGTCGGCCGCGGCACGCCCGGCCGCCGCGATCAGGACGATGCCGGCGGGCGAGGTCTTCGGACCGATCGCAAAAGCCCAGATCAGTGCCAGGCACCTCCTGGAAAACCAGAGTGCATGGACCACGCTCCTTGAGAAGAAAACCTTTGCCGGCAACGAGTTCAGCCTCATCACCATCGCGAACATGTGGGCCGACCCGACCACCCCGTACGACTTTCTCAGGGCCGCCTCCTTCCACAACCACCTCTGCCCTGGAGTGACCAGCGGCTATCTCATCTCTCATTATGTGGAGGAGCGCCTCCCCATCGAGGCCCCTACCCAGAGTTATAAGGTCATCGCCTGCCCGGTCTGGTGCAAGGACGATCTCTTCCCGATCGTCTGGGACGCCACGCCAGGGAAGCGGAGTTTCTTTGTCAAAGACCTCAGCGCCGTCGAGAAGGCGGCACTGAAGAAGAATCTCGGGACCGATGTTGCAGGGATCTATGTGAGATGGGACGCCGCCACAAAGACCGGCGACGGCATGGTCGTGGGCTACAACTGGACCAGGAGCAATGAACTGACCGGCACCGCCGACTGGGACGGAAACCCATTGCTGGCAAAACTGGTGATGGACCTCGAGCTGATCGAGTACACCGACAAGCCCGAGGCGGTGGTCTCCACCCTCAAGGAGTTCAGGTGCGAGAGCCCTGAAGAGTTCTCCACGCTCACGTACGCCGGCGTCAACCCCCTGAAGGTGCTGGGCGTCGAGGCGTAA
- a CDS encoding N-acetyltransferase: MIRRSKLEDADAIYVLYAETAAVPGGLARCRDEITPTYIRTFLSRCIADGLSLVAVDDGGRVVGEVHASRCGLRVFGHVLTDLTISVHPACQSHGWGRQLFGRFIGVVTEEMPEIRRIELSARESNTRAIRFYTSLGFVPEGRLKGRVCGVGGRYEDDILMGWLRTPVSRP, translated from the coding sequence TTGATTCGCCGCTCGAAACTCGAAGATGCCGATGCCATCTATGTGTTATATGCTGAGACTGCCGCCGTCCCTGGCGGGCTTGCCCGTTGTCGGGACGAGATCACCCCCACCTATATCAGGACGTTTCTCAGCAGATGCATCGCCGACGGTCTCTCCCTTGTCGCCGTCGACGACGGCGGCAGGGTCGTCGGGGAGGTGCACGCCTCCCGCTGCGGGTTGAGAGTTTTTGGGCATGTGCTCACCGACCTCACCATCTCAGTCCACCCGGCATGCCAGTCACATGGGTGGGGCCGGCAGCTCTTCGGGCGGTTCATCGGAGTGGTGACCGAGGAGATGCCCGAGATCCGCCGGATTGAACTGAGTGCCAGGGAGAGCAATACGCGGGCGATCAGGTTCTATACATCGCTCGGGTTTGTCCCTGAAGGGAGACTGAAGGGCCGGGTCTGTGGCGTGGGGGGCAGGTACGAGGACGACATCCTGATGGGATGGCTCCGCACCCCCGTCTCCAGGCCGTGA
- a CDS encoding DUF2178 domain-containing protein, whose protein sequence is MDRKQFKLVKLFIVIAMGAGLGGAVAVTSPLIAIAVWFAGLFALIVLRKRYVSGRVETDEMTEMIMGRAAHLTIMIASVALAVSGIVLIAARESLPAYETVGYTMAYTAVGILLLLYAFSVYFYRKMAE, encoded by the coding sequence ATGGACAGAAAGCAGTTCAAACTCGTGAAACTCTTCATCGTCATCGCGATGGGCGCCGGGCTCGGGGGGGCGGTGGCAGTGACGTCGCCGCTCATTGCGATCGCCGTCTGGTTTGCCGGCCTCTTCGCGCTCATCGTCCTTCGAAAACGCTACGTCAGCGGCAGGGTGGAGACCGACGAGATGACCGAGATGATCATGGGGAGGGCGGCACACCTGACCATCATGATCGCATCGGTGGCCCTTGCCGTCAGTGGGATCGTCCTCATCGCCGCACGGGAGAGCCTGCCCGCCTACGAGACAGTCGGGTATACGATGGCCTACACCGCGGTCGGGATTCTCCTCCTCCTGTATGCCTTTAGTGTCTATTTTTACCGGAAGATGGCAGAGTAA
- a CDS encoding acylphosphatase, producing MKRRVHLFVRGRVQGVFFRDATEETARQHGVTGWVQNLPDGRVEAVFEGEAEDVEAVLAVCQRGPPAARVTGVEVHEEPYTGTFSGFSVRRRGQ from the coding sequence ATGAAAAGACGGGTACATCTGTTCGTCCGCGGTCGGGTGCAGGGAGTCTTCTTCAGGGACGCGACAGAAGAGACGGCCCGGCAGCACGGAGTGACCGGGTGGGTGCAAAACCTCCCTGACGGCCGGGTGGAGGCAGTCTTCGAAGGAGAGGCAGAGGATGTCGAGGCAGTGCTCGCCGTCTGCCAGCGCGGGCCACCGGCAGCGCGGGTCACCGGGGTCGAAGTACATGAGGAGCCATATACCGGAACCTTCTCCGGGTTTTCGGTGCGGCGCCGAGGGCAGTGA
- a CDS encoding nucleotidyltransferase domain-containing protein, with amino-acid sequence MLERLIPSKTRVKLLTLFLMNPGRDMYLREVQRLTGENLNAVRRELANLEEFGLLTSTRKGNAHYYMVDRTFPLYEELTAIILKTEGVAKVITERLDGIGVIDRMFIYGSFARGEAGAESDIDLFIVGHVDEGRLIVAVQEVEEALGREINYALFTPEEMEERIARDDPFVTHVLRGPKVMLIGDA; translated from the coding sequence ATGCTCGAACGCCTCATCCCCTCGAAGACGCGGGTGAAACTTCTCACCCTCTTCCTCATGAACCCAGGCCGCGATATGTACCTCCGCGAGGTCCAGCGCCTCACCGGCGAGAACCTCAACGCCGTCAGGCGCGAACTGGCCAACCTTGAGGAGTTCGGACTCCTCACCAGCACGAGGAAGGGAAACGCGCATTATTATATGGTCGACCGCACATTCCCTCTCTATGAGGAGTTGACCGCCATCATCCTCAAGACCGAGGGGGTGGCAAAGGTCATCACCGAGCGCCTCGACGGGATCGGGGTGATCGACCGGATGTTCATCTACGGCTCTTTCGCCCGCGGGGAGGCGGGTGCGGAGAGCGACATCGACCTCTTCATTGTCGGGCATGTGGACGAAGGGCGCCTGATCGTCGCGGTCCAGGAGGTCGAGGAGGCGCTCGGGAGAGAGATCAACTATGCCCTCTTCACGCCAGAGGAGATGGAGGAGCGGATCGCCAGAGACGATCCTTTTGTGACTCATGTCCTCAGAGGGCCGAAGGTGATGCTGATTGGAGACGCTTGA
- a CDS encoding MerR family transcriptional regulator yields MPVEQIPIGRFSRIVHLTQKALRLYDRKGLLVPEAKDPITGYRNYTIRQLEAGVRVRTLASLGFSLEEMKAVIDGGGDDGMVERRLAAVRQEMMRLKHIEEVLSVRPALEELYTMSLSEPVVKEIPEIRVISKRGKVGSEDGNYEDICRRVIEELMAAVYSPENQRNGIRIVGPVMMLCYDEEYRETDADLELAVPVAGRVSVGEGMEVKVLPAVEVVSVLYTGPYYNLTSAYGKIQEYAAVAALTLRGPDRQLYYNNPQEVAPEELRTEVQYPILRAA; encoded by the coding sequence ATGCCCGTCGAACAGATCCCCATCGGGAGGTTCTCCAGGATCGTGCACCTCACCCAGAAGGCCCTCCGCCTCTATGACCGGAAGGGCCTGCTGGTGCCCGAGGCAAAGGACCCGATCACCGGCTACCGCAACTACACCATCAGGCAACTTGAGGCCGGGGTGCGGGTCAGGACCCTGGCGAGTCTCGGGTTCTCGCTCGAAGAGATGAAGGCCGTCATCGATGGGGGGGGCGACGACGGGATGGTGGAGAGGCGCCTGGCCGCGGTGCGGCAAGAGATGATGCGTCTCAAACATATCGAGGAGGTCCTCTCTGTGAGGCCCGCCCTCGAGGAGTTGTATACAATGTCGCTGTCAGAACCAGTCGTCAAGGAGATCCCGGAGATCCGGGTGATCAGCAAGAGAGGGAAAGTGGGCTCTGAGGACGGGAACTATGAGGACATCTGTCGCCGGGTCATCGAGGAGTTGATGGCCGCGGTGTACAGTCCGGAAAACCAGCGCAACGGCATACGGATCGTCGGGCCGGTGATGATGCTCTGTTATGACGAGGAGTATCGGGAGACCGATGCCGACCTCGAACTCGCGGTCCCGGTCGCCGGGCGGGTGAGCGTCGGCGAGGGGATGGAGGTGAAGGTTCTCCCGGCCGTCGAGGTCGTCTCTGTCCTGTACACCGGACCGTATTACAACCTCACCTCTGCCTACGGCAAGATCCAGGAGTATGCCGCGGTCGCCGCCCTCACCCTCCGCGGCCCGGACCGGCAACTCTACTACAACAACCCGCAGGAGGTCGCTCCCGAGGAGTTGCGGACCGAGGTGCAGTACCCCATTCTCAGGGCTGCCTGA
- a CDS encoding NYN domain-containing protein, producing the protein MTGRAAVFIDNGYLSKVSPEGTKIDFEKFSEEACARRARLRTYFYDCMPYQSDPPTEEEKRRYAQYCKFRDIMEGLPRFQMRFGRLQKGIGETYEQKRVDILLAVDLVRLSWTGQIEYASIVTGDSDFVPAVETAKDAGVIVTLYYSKKAAHNELLSAVDERREMDEDFFGRIQRD; encoded by the coding sequence ATGACCGGGAGGGCAGCCGTATTCATCGACAACGGATACCTCTCCAAAGTTTCGCCAGAAGGCACCAAGATCGATTTTGAAAAATTTTCTGAGGAGGCCTGCGCCAGAAGAGCGCGGCTGCGCACGTATTTCTATGACTGCATGCCCTACCAGAGCGACCCGCCCACCGAGGAGGAGAAGCGGCGCTATGCCCAGTACTGCAAGTTCAGAGACATCATGGAAGGCCTGCCCAGGTTCCAGATGAGGTTTGGACGACTGCAGAAAGGGATCGGCGAGACTTATGAACAGAAGAGGGTGGACATCCTCCTCGCTGTCGACCTGGTCAGGCTCAGCTGGACCGGACAGATCGAGTATGCGTCAATTGTCACCGGGGACAGCGACTTTGTCCCGGCCGTCGAGACCGCAAAGGACGCCGGGGTGATCGTCACCCTCTACTACTCGAAAAAGGCGGCGCACAACGAACTCCTCTCGGCGGTGGACGAGCGGCGCGAGATGGACGAAGACTTCTTCGGAAGGATCCAGAGGGATTAG
- a CDS encoding HD domain-containing protein, which produces MNQMELSPAILEKIRTRQAAIEETASPYAARNSSAFRKKLQPRRPEEPVIRPPFSRDADRILHSKAYTRYIDKTQVFFLIDNDHITHRVLHVQLVSKIGRTIGRALGLNEDLIEAIALAHDIGHVPFGHKGEECLDEICRREGIGVFKHNLQSIQSLDVIEDLDLTLQTLDGVLCHDGERFVRRLSPTGSLTAAALAAKCEQIQKGGDAPVLPATMEGCVVRAADVIAYLGRDLQDAIEVGVIKKDDEDLAAICHESLGVEDYQMINWTVIDTLIKDLVAESFGTAEIAFSREAAGAVTRMQAFSIEHIYQDPRLTAQQEKIRRMFVTLFDHFAADLDAGRTDSLIYTDYLDAPWVSETYRTSASEGEKVRDFIAGMTDRYFAETFQALILPRRVRGTYDDPHPSSSRAPN; this is translated from the coding sequence ATGAACCAGATGGAATTATCCCCTGCAATCCTCGAAAAGATCCGGACACGCCAGGCCGCGATCGAGGAGACCGCCTCCCCGTACGCCGCCAGGAACTCGAGTGCCTTCCGCAAAAAACTCCAGCCCAGGAGACCAGAAGAGCCGGTCATCCGCCCCCCCTTCTCCCGCGACGCCGACCGCATCCTCCACTCCAAGGCCTACACCCGCTACATCGACAAGACCCAGGTCTTCTTCCTCATCGACAACGACCACATCACCCACCGCGTCCTCCACGTGCAACTCGTCTCGAAGATCGGGCGCACCATCGGCCGGGCCCTCGGACTCAACGAGGACCTGATCGAGGCGATCGCCCTTGCTCACGACATCGGGCATGTCCCGTTCGGGCACAAGGGGGAGGAGTGCCTCGACGAGATCTGCAGGCGCGAGGGGATCGGGGTCTTCAAGCACAACCTCCAGAGCATCCAGTCCCTCGACGTCATCGAAGACCTGGACCTCACCCTCCAGACTCTGGACGGCGTCCTCTGTCACGACGGTGAACGGTTCGTCCGCCGCCTCAGCCCGACCGGGAGCCTCACCGCGGCGGCGCTCGCCGCCAAGTGCGAACAGATCCAGAAGGGGGGAGACGCCCCGGTCCTCCCGGCCACGATGGAAGGGTGCGTGGTCAGGGCCGCCGACGTCATTGCCTACCTGGGCCGCGACCTCCAGGACGCGATCGAGGTCGGGGTGATCAAAAAAGACGACGAGGACCTTGCGGCGATCTGTCATGAATCTCTCGGGGTCGAGGACTATCAGATGATCAACTGGACGGTCATCGACACCCTCATCAAAGACCTCGTCGCCGAGAGTTTCGGGACGGCGGAGATCGCCTTCTCCCGCGAGGCCGCCGGGGCGGTGACCAGGATGCAGGCGTTCAGCATCGAGCACATCTACCAGGACCCGCGGCTCACCGCCCAGCAGGAGAAGATCAGGAGGATGTTCGTCACCCTCTTCGACCACTTCGCCGCCGACCTCGACGCCGGGCGGACCGACTCTCTCATTTACACCGACTACCTCGACGCCCCCTGGGTCTCAGAGACCTACCGCACCTCCGCAAGCGAGGGCGAGAAGGTGCGGGACTTCATCGCGGGGATGACCGACCGCTACTTTGCCGAGACCTTCCAGGCGCTCATCCTGCCCAGGCGGGTCAGGGGCACCTATGACGACCCGCACCCCTCATCTTCTCGTGCGCCCAACTGA
- a CDS encoding DUF2115 domain-containing protein has translation MPDAADLIHAAVARFAACRTRGQLGEAIAEELKRYSLFDLQAIGGGMKREVDPLPEPYRSRVRPYFEAQLFGAYHRAMKAYRSGEFERMNEAVPDRERFEKFVALVPDGCLKKDPETDFGLGGPRHTFFYYLVTGYAIFVEGGPGHPVGTPFPGGFVVERRGEKFLCPIRDKEEDVPFSICNVCPAEQMEGV, from the coding sequence ATGCCAGACGCCGCCGATCTCATCCATGCCGCCGTCGCCCGCTTCGCCGCCTGCAGGACGCGAGGGCAACTCGGCGAGGCGATCGCCGAGGAGCTGAAGAGGTACTCCCTCTTCGACCTCCAGGCCATCGGCGGCGGGATGAAACGAGAGGTCGACCCCCTTCCCGAACCCTACCGGAGCCGCGTCCGCCCGTACTTCGAGGCGCAGCTCTTCGGGGCCTACCACCGGGCGATGAAGGCGTACAGGAGCGGGGAGTTCGAGCGGATGAACGAGGCGGTCCCTGACCGCGAGCGTTTCGAGAAGTTCGTCGCCCTCGTGCCTGACGGGTGTCTCAAAAAGGATCCTGAGACTGATTTCGGTCTCGGAGGGCCACGTCACACCTTCTTCTATTATCTGGTCACCGGATATGCGATCTTTGTCGAGGGCGGCCCAGGCCACCCGGTCGGCACCCCCTTCCCTGGCGGGTTCGTGGTGGAGCGCCGGGGGGAGAAGTTCCTCTGCCCGATCAGGGACAAAGAGGAGGACGTCCCCTTCTCGATCTGCAATGTCTGTCCGGCAGAGCAGATGGAGGGGGTGTGA
- a CDS encoding C-GCAxxG-C-C family protein — protein sequence MSVRSKRAAASFSDGLNCAQAVAGAFAQECGTDEATVRKLACGFGGGLAHTGRTCGAVSGGVLVLGLARGTAMPGDREGKEHCYTLVQEFLRRFADRHGAVECTPLIGYDLSDPQGIAAAKEVGAFATRCTGYVQDAVEIVEDLLKAP from the coding sequence ATGTCGGTACGATCAAAACGGGCCGCGGCGTCGTTCTCTGACGGCCTGAACTGTGCCCAGGCAGTTGCCGGGGCATTTGCTCAGGAATGCGGGACTGACGAGGCGACCGTACGGAAACTGGCATGCGGGTTTGGCGGCGGACTCGCGCACACAGGGAGGACCTGTGGGGCGGTGAGCGGCGGCGTCCTTGTGCTGGGCCTGGCCCGCGGCACTGCCATGCCAGGCGACCGCGAGGGGAAAGAGCACTGTTATACCCTGGTACAGGAGTTCCTCAGGCGGTTTGCCGACCGCCATGGCGCCGTGGAGTGTACCCCGCTCATCGGGTACGACCTCTCCGACCCGCAGGGAATCGCGGCGGCAAAGGAAGTAGGGGCATTTGCGACGCGGTGCACCGGATATGTGCAGGACGCGGTGGAGATCGTCGAAGACCTGTTGAAAGCACCATGA
- a CDS encoding NAD(P)/FAD-dependent oxidoreductase encodes MPIDEEGPRGAILQRDLETYAIVPRTPAGLVSPEDLENIVKVARRYKVPVLKITSGQRMALVGIKKDEVDKIWEELGMTVGEATAPCLHYVQACPGTAVCKYGVQDSLGLGTEVEKVYSDLNLPAKLKVGVSGCPRCCGESYVRDIGVLGSTKGWTVIFGGNSGGRPRIGDIIATDLNHDEVIDLVRRLLEYYQVHGKPGERTHRMVERVGIEAVKDAVLG; translated from the coding sequence ATGCCGATAGATGAGGAAGGACCGCGGGGGGCGATCCTCCAGCGGGACCTGGAGACCTATGCGATCGTGCCGCGTACACCCGCCGGCCTGGTCTCTCCTGAAGACCTGGAGAACATCGTGAAGGTGGCGCGGCGCTACAAGGTACCGGTCCTCAAGATCACCTCTGGCCAGCGGATGGCCCTGGTCGGGATCAAGAAGGACGAGGTCGACAAGATCTGGGAAGAACTCGGGATGACTGTTGGGGAGGCGACGGCGCCCTGTCTCCATTATGTCCAGGCCTGTCCCGGCACTGCGGTCTGCAAGTACGGCGTCCAGGACTCCCTGGGCCTGGGCACCGAGGTGGAGAAGGTCTATAGCGACCTCAACCTCCCGGCCAAACTGAAGGTAGGGGTCTCGGGGTGCCCGCGCTGTTGCGGCGAGAGTTATGTGCGCGACATCGGGGTTCTGGGGTCGACGAAGGGGTGGACCGTGATCTTTGGCGGGAACTCTGGCGGCCGCCCACGGATCGGCGACATCATCGCCACAGACCTCAACCACGACGAGGTCATCGACCTGGTGCGCCGGTTGCTCGAATATTATCAGGTCCATGGCAAACCCGGCGAGCGGACGCACCGGATGGTGGAGCGTGTCGGGATCGAGGCGGTGAAAGACGCCGTCCTCGGGTAA